A DNA window from Molothrus ater isolate BHLD 08-10-18 breed brown headed cowbird chromosome 2, BPBGC_Mater_1.1, whole genome shotgun sequence contains the following coding sequences:
- the RPS11 gene encoding 40S ribosomal protein S11 translates to MADTQTERAYQKQPTIFQNKKRVLLGEGGKEKLPRYYRNVGLGFKTPKEAIEGTYIDKKCPFTGNVSIRGRILSGVVTKMKMQRTIVIRRDYLHYIRKYNRFEKRHKNMSVHLSPCFRDVQIGDIVTVGECRPLSKTVRFNVLKVTKAAGTKKQFQKF, encoded by the exons ACGGAACGCGCCTACCAGAAGCAGCCGACGATCTTCCAGAACAAGAAGCGAGTGCTTCTGGGTGAGGGGGGCAAGGAGAAGTTGCCCCGCTACTACCgcaatgtggggctgggcttCAAGACCCCCAAGGAG GCCATCGAGGGCACCTACATCGACAAAAAGTGTCCCTTCACGGGCAACGTCTCCATCCGGGGCCGCATACTCTCAG GTGTGGTGACCAAGATGAAGATGCAGCGCACCATCGTCATCCGCCGCGATTACCTGCACTACATCCGCAAGTACAACCGCTTCGAGAAGCGCCACAAGAACATGTCCGTGCACCTGTCCCCCTGCTTCAG GGACGTGCAGATCGGAGACATCGTGACAGTGGGCGAGTGCCGCCCCCTCAGCAAGACCGTGCGCTTCAACGTGCTCAAGGTGACCAAGGCTGCGGGCACCAAGAAACAGTTCCAGAAGTTCTGA